From Triticum urartu cultivar G1812 chromosome 2, Tu2.1, whole genome shotgun sequence, a single genomic window includes:
- the LOC125536295 gene encoding uncharacterized protein LOC125536295 — protein MAAPDRRAGAGGGGSRRSSREEASGVGIGVGFFRSPACEGEEVEGSADAGTPHAAASSVRYRARAWAGSWSIRSDLGGQSRDGFGLLFGPAGPTSGPGRQVMRDDGPAGFAPSPIVLPCDTGRSGLRRPRQKAKLDRSRLERRDGVARPGSCRHPRLRAGSVEEEGGRRPRPGLPSARLSRILISGASKSIAQNYRPASSEGCHAPLLPKPRNYYVLD, from the exons ATGGCCGCGCCGGATCGGAGGGCGGGGGCCGGGGGCGGGGGTTCGAGGCGATCGTCGCGGGAGGAAGCGTCGGGCGTGGGGATTGGGGTGGGTTTCTTCCGTTCGCCGGCGTGTGAAGGGGAAGAAGTTGAAGGAAGTGCCGATGCGGGCACGCCGCACGCGGCTGCCTCATCTGTACGTTATCGGGCTCGGGCTTGGGCTGGGTCCTGGTCAATCCGGTCCGACCTGGGTGGGCAGAGCCGTGACGGATTCGGTTTGCTTTTCGGACCCGCGGGGCCCACTTCAGGCCCAGGAAGGCAGGTGATGCGGGATGATGGGCCGGCCGGTTTTGCGCCCTCTCCTATCGTGCTGCCGTGTGACACCGGCCGCTCCGGCCTCCGGCGGCCGCGGCAGAAAGCGAAGCTCGACCGCTCGAGACTGGAGCGGCGCGACGGCGTGGCTCGCCCGGGTTCTTGTCGGCACCCGCGGCTGCGAGCTGGCAGTGTGGAGGAGGAGGGCGGCCGGCGCCCGCGTCCGGGTCTTCCGTCTGCGCGCCTATCGCGT ATTTTGATCTCGGGTGCCTCGAAATCGATCGCCCAGAACTACCGACCAGCGAGCTCTGAAGGTTGTCACGCGCCGCTCCTGCCAAAACCAAGAAATTATTATGTCTTGGACTAA
- the LOC125536293 gene encoding sucrose synthase 2, with translation MGETAGERALSRIHSVRERIGDSLSAHTNELVAVFSRLVNQGKGMLQPHQITAEYNAAIPEAEREKLKDTAFEDLLRGAQEAIVIPPWVALAIRPRPGVWEYVRVNVSELGVEELSVAEYLQFKEQLANGSIDNNFVLELDFEPFNASFPRPSLSKSIGNGVQFLNRHLSSKLFHDKESMYPLLNFLRAHNYKGMTMMLNDRIRSLGTLQGALRKAETHLSGLPADTPYSEFHHRFQELGLEKGWGDCAQRASETIHLLLDLLEAPDPSSLEKFLGTIPMVFNVVILSPHGYFAQANVLGYPDTGGQVVYILDQVRAMENEMLLRIKQQGLDITPKILIVTRLLPDAHGTTCGQRLEKVLGTEHTHILRVPFKTEDGIVRKWISRFEVWPYLEAYTDDVAHEIAGELQATPDLIIGNYSDGNLVACLLAHKLGVTHCTIAHALEKTKYPNSDLYWKKFEDHYHFSCQFTADLIAMNHADFIITSTFQEIAGNKDTVGQYESHMAFTMPGLYRVVHGIDVFDPKFNIVSPGADMSIYFPYTEQQKRLTSLHTEIEELLFSDIENAEHKFVLKDKKKPIIFSMARLDRVKNMTGLVEMYGRNPRLQELVNLVVVCGDHGKVSKDKEEQAEFKKMFDLIEQYNLIGHIRWISAQMNRVRNGELYRYICDMKGAFVQPAFYEAFGLTVIEAMTCGLPTFATAYGGPAEIIVNGVSGYHIDPYQNDKASALLVDFFGKCKEDPSHWNKISQGGLQRIEEKYTWKLYSERLMTLSGVYGFWKYVSNLDRRETRRYLEMLYALKYRKMAETVPLAVEGETSGK, from the exons ATGGGGGAGACTGCCGGAGAGCGTGCCCTGAGCCGCATCCACAGCGTGAGGGAGCGCATCGGTGATTCCCTCTCTGCGCACACCAATGAGCTCGTCGCCGTCTTCTCAAG GCTTGTTAACCAAGGAAAGGGGATGCTGCAGCCCCATCAGATCACTGCTGAGTACAATGCCGCGATCCCTGAGGCCGAGCGCGAGAAGCTCAAGGACACCGCCTTTGAGGATCTCCTAAGGGGCGCACAG GAGGCAATTGTCATCCCTCCATGGGTTGCTCTCGCCATCCGGCCAAGGCCCGGCGTCTGGGAGTATGTGAGGGTCAATGTGAGCGAGCTTGGTGTTGAGGAGTTGAGCGTCGCTGAGTATTTGCAGTTCAAGGAACAACTGGCGAATGGAAG CATCGATAACAACTTTGTGCTTGAGCTGGACTTTGAGCCATTCAACGCCTCCTTCCCGCGCCCATCGCTGTCGAAGTCCATTGGCAACGGTGTGCAGTTCCTGAACAGGCACTTGTCATCGAAGCTGTTCCATGACAAGGAGAGCATGTACCCATTGCTCAACTTCCTTCGCGCGCACAACTACAAGGGGATG ACCATGATGTTGAACGACAGGATTCGCAGTCTCGGTACCCTCCAAGGTGCACTCAGGAAGGCAGAGACACATCTGTCAGGCCTTCCAGCTGACACCCCTTACTCAGAGTTCCACCACCG GTTCCAGGAACTTGGTTTGGAGAAAGGTTGGGGCGACTGTGCTCAGCGTGCGAGCGAGACTATCCACCTTCTCTTGGACCTTCTCGAGGCCCCTGATCCATCCTCCTTGGAGAAGTTCCTCGGAACAATCCCAATGGTGTTCAATGTCGTTATCCTCTCTCCTCATGGTTACTTTGCTCAGGCCAATGTCTTGGGGTACCCTGATACTGGTGGACAG GTTGTTTACATTTTGGACCAAGTCCGTGCTATGGAGAATGAGATGCTGTTGAGAATCAAGCAGCAAGGTCTCGACATTACACCAAAGATTCTAATT GTCACCAGGTTGCTCCCTGATGCACATGGCACCACCTGTGGCCAGCGCCTCGAGAAGGTCCTTGGCACCGAGCACACCCACATCCTGCGTGTGCCATTCAAAACAGAAGATGGTATTGTTCGCAAATGGATCTCGCGTTTTGAAGTCTGGCCTTACCTGGAAGCTTACACTGAT GATGTGGCACACGAGATCGCCGGAGAGCTGCAGGCCACTCCTGACCTGATCATTGGAAACTACAGTGATGGCAACCTAGTCGCATGTTTGTTAGCTCACAAGTTGGGAGTTACCCAT TGTACCATTGCTCATGCACTTGAGAAAACCAAGTATCCCAACTCCGACCTTTACTGGAAGAAATTCGAGGATCACTACCACTTCTCCTGCCAGTTTACAGCCGACCTGATTGCAATGAACCATGCCGACTTCATCATCACCAGTACTTTCCAAGAGATTGCCGGAAA CAAGGACACCGTAGGGCAGTACGAGTCGCACATGGCATTCACAATGCCTGGCCTCTATCGTGTTGTCCATGGTATTGATGTCTTCGACCCCAAGTTCAACATCGTCTCCCCTGGTGCTGACATGTCCATCTACTTCCCATACACTGAACAGCAGAAGAGGCTTACCTCCCTCCATACTGAGATTGAGGAGCTACTCTTCAGTGATATTGAGAATGCTGAgcacaa ATTTGTGCTGAAGGACAAGAAGAAGCCGATCATCTTCTCGATGGCTAGGTTGGACCGTGTCAAGAATATGACTGGCCTGGTAGAAATGTATGGGCGGAATCCTCGCCTACAGGAGCTGGTAAACCTAGTGGTTGTCTGTGGTGACCATGGAAAGGTGTCCAAGGACAAGGAGGAGCAGGCAGAGTTCAAGAAGATGTTTGATCTTATTGAACAGTACAACCTGATTGGACACATCCGCTGGATCTCTGCTCAGATGAACCGTGTCCGCAATGGTGAGCTCTACCGCTACATCTGCGACATGAAGGGAGCCTTTGTGCAG CCTGCTTTCTATGAGGCTTTCGGTCTTACTGTGATAGAGGCCATGACATGTGGCCTTCCAACATTCGCCACTGCATATGGTGGTCCAGCTGAGATCATTGTGAATGGTGTGTCCGGCTACCACATCGATCCTTACCAGAATGACAAGGCCTCCGCACTGCTTGTGGACTTCTTTGGGAAGTGCAAGGAAGACCCGAGCCACTGGAACAAGATCTCGCAGGGAGGACTCCAGCGCATCGAGGAGAA GTACACCTGGAAGCTGTACTCTGAGAGGTTGATGACCCTTTCTGGTGTCTATGGTTTCTGGAAGTACGTCTCCAACCTCGACAGGCGCGAGACTCGTCGCTACCTTGAAATGCTCTACGCCCTCAAGTACCGCAAAATG GCTGAAACTGTCCCATTGGCTGTTGAGGGCGAGACCTCGGGCAAATGA